In Rhizobium sp. WSM4643, the following are encoded in one genomic region:
- a CDS encoding LysE family translocator, with protein sequence MFDYSFAHWFAFLSAAVLLNLSPGPDIAFILGHTMRSGKRAGFSALFGVWSGACLHVLMAALGLSAILAASAVAFSTVKWIGAAYLVWLGIQALRSGGGDGLIKAVGERLPVARIYRQGILVSLLNPKVAIFFLAFLPQFVVEGAGPAWAQLLLHGGLIIVVAAFIEPPLVLLGGRLADAIRHNQKIGLWLDRGLGALFLALGVRLALSSR encoded by the coding sequence ATGTTCGATTATTCGTTTGCGCACTGGTTTGCATTTCTGTCGGCGGCAGTTCTGCTCAATCTCTCGCCCGGTCCCGACATCGCCTTCATCCTCGGTCACACGATGAGAAGCGGAAAACGCGCCGGTTTTTCGGCGCTGTTCGGCGTCTGGTCCGGCGCCTGCCTGCATGTGCTGATGGCGGCACTCGGCCTCTCGGCCATACTTGCCGCTTCCGCCGTTGCCTTCTCGACAGTCAAATGGATCGGCGCCGCCTATCTCGTCTGGCTCGGCATTCAGGCTTTGCGCTCCGGTGGCGGCGATGGCCTGATAAAGGCCGTCGGTGAAAGGTTGCCGGTCGCAAGGATCTACCGACAGGGAATTCTGGTGTCGCTGCTCAATCCGAAAGTGGCGATATTCTTCCTGGCCTTCCTGCCGCAATTCGTCGTCGAAGGGGCAGGGCCGGCATGGGCCCAACTCCTGCTGCATGGCGGGCTCATCATCGTCGTTGCCGCCTTCATCGAACCACCGCTCGTCCTTCTCGGAGGGCGCCTTGCTGACGCGATCAGGCATAATCAAAAAATCGGACTTTGGCTCGATCGCGGCCTCGGTGCGCTTTTCCTCGCGCTCGGCGTCCGTCTCGCCCTCAGCAGCCGCTGA
- the rpsF gene encoding 30S ribosomal protein S6, producing MALYEHVFLARQDISAQQVDALVEQYKGVIEANGGKVGRIENWGLKSLTYRIKKNRKAHYALMDIDAPAAAVQEMERQMRISEDVLRYMTIAVEKHEEGPSAMMQKRDRDDRPREGGRGPREGGFGDRDRGPRPPREGGFGDRDDRPRRPREDRV from the coding sequence ATGGCTCTTTATGAACATGTATTCCTTGCCCGGCAGGATATTTCCGCTCAGCAGGTCGATGCCCTCGTAGAACAGTACAAGGGTGTGATCGAAGCGAATGGCGGCAAAGTCGGGCGTATCGAGAACTGGGGCCTCAAGTCCCTCACCTACCGCATCAAGAAGAACCGCAAGGCGCACTACGCCCTTATGGACATCGATGCACCGGCTGCTGCCGTCCAGGAAATGGAACGTCAGATGCGCATCAGCGAAGACGTTCTTCGCTACATGACGATCGCCGTCGAGAAGCATGAAGAAGGTCCGTCTGCCATGATGCAGAAGCGCGACCGTGACGACCGTCCGCGTGAAGGCGGCCGTGGCCCGCGTGAAGGCGGCTTCGGCGATCGTGACCGCGGTCCGCGTCCGCCGCGTGAAGGTGGCTTCGGCGACCGTGACGACCGTCCGCGCCGTCCGCGCGAAGATCGCGTATAA
- the radA gene encoding DNA repair protein RadA: MAKARTQFICQSCGTVHNRWAGKCENCGEWNTIVEEDPMGGIGSGPGKTPKKGRPVALTALSGEIEEAPRIHTAMPELDRALGGGFVRGSAVLIGGDPGIGKSTLLMQAAAALARRGHKIIYVSGEEAVAQVRLRAQRLAAADTDVMLAAETNVEDILATLAEGKRPDLVIIDSIQTLWSELAESAPGTVTQVRTGVQAMIRFAKQTGAAMVLVGHVTKDGQIAGPRVVEHMVDAVLYFEGDRGHHYRILRTVKNRFGPTDEIGVFEMSDKGLREVANPSELFLGERNEKSPGAAVFAGMEGTRPILVEVQALVAPTSLGTPRRAVVGWDSARLSMILAVLEAHCGVRLGQHDVYLNVAGGYRISEPAADLAVASALVSSLAGIALPADCVYFGEVSLSGAIRPVAHTAQRLKEAEKLGFSAALLPSASAELPKGSGGRWSEVGSLPDLVARIAGSKGALRVEDEV; this comes from the coding sequence ATGGCGAAGGCCAGGACACAATTCATCTGCCAGAGTTGCGGCACGGTTCATAACCGCTGGGCTGGCAAATGCGAGAACTGCGGCGAGTGGAACACCATCGTCGAGGAAGACCCGATGGGCGGGATCGGCTCCGGTCCCGGCAAGACGCCGAAGAAGGGCCGGCCGGTGGCGCTGACGGCGCTCTCCGGCGAAATCGAGGAGGCGCCACGCATCCATACCGCCATGCCGGAGCTCGACCGGGCGCTCGGCGGCGGCTTCGTGCGCGGGTCGGCGGTGCTGATCGGCGGCGATCCCGGCATCGGCAAATCGACGTTGTTGATGCAGGCAGCCGCCGCCCTTGCGCGGCGCGGCCACAAGATCATCTACGTCTCAGGCGAAGAAGCCGTGGCGCAGGTCCGGCTGCGGGCGCAACGCCTTGCGGCGGCCGATACCGACGTGATGCTGGCGGCCGAAACCAATGTCGAGGATATTCTGGCGACGCTCGCCGAGGGCAAGCGGCCGGACCTCGTCATCATCGATTCCATCCAGACGCTGTGGAGCGAACTTGCCGAATCCGCGCCGGGAACGGTGACGCAGGTGCGCACCGGCGTCCAGGCAATGATCCGTTTCGCCAAGCAGACGGGGGCAGCCATGGTGCTCGTCGGCCACGTGACCAAGGACGGGCAGATCGCCGGGCCACGCGTCGTCGAGCACATGGTCGATGCCGTGCTCTATTTCGAAGGCGATCGCGGCCATCACTACCGAATTCTGCGCACGGTCAAGAACCGCTTCGGCCCGACCGACGAGATCGGCGTCTTCGAAATGTCAGACAAAGGCTTGCGCGAAGTCGCCAACCCCTCGGAACTCTTCCTTGGCGAACGCAACGAGAAATCGCCGGGCGCTGCCGTATTCGCCGGCATGGAGGGCACGCGTCCCATTCTCGTCGAGGTGCAGGCGCTGGTAGCGCCGACCTCACTCGGCACGCCGCGGCGCGCCGTGGTCGGTTGGGACTCGGCCCGGCTGTCAATGATCCTGGCGGTGCTCGAAGCCCATTGCGGCGTCAGGCTCGGCCAGCACGACGTCTACCTCAACGTCGCCGGCGGTTACCGCATCTCCGAACCGGCGGCCGATCTTGCCGTCGCCTCGGCGCTCGTTTCCTCGCTTGCCGGTATTGCCCTTCCCGCCGATTGCGTCTATTTCGGCGAAGTCAGCCTGTCGGGCGCCATCCGGCCGGTTGCGCACACCGCCCAGCGCCTCAAGGAAGCCGAGAAGCTGGGTTTTTCTGCAGCACTGCTTCCATCCGCCTCCGCCGAACTGCCGAAAGGCTCCGGCGGGCGCTGGAGCGAAGTCGGAAGCCTGCCGGATCTGGTCGCGCGCATCGCCGGATCGAAGGGAGCGCTGCGTGTGGAAGACGAGGTTTGA
- a CDS encoding CvpA family protein — translation MPITIFDGIVIGVVLFSAVLAMVRGFSREILSIASWGGSAAAAYYLYPYLLPYAKKYTDDDRIAIVGSAAVVFLIALIVISFITMKVADFIIDSRVGALDRTLGFLFGAARGVLLLVVAVAFWNWLVDVDHRPAWVNEAKSKPFLDSMVVKLKSVLPEQFAQMIPESIRDKLQPPAQGAGGTTPPTGDQAPAEDAPTAPAGGAQQPAN, via the coding sequence ATGCCCATTACGATTTTCGACGGTATTGTCATCGGCGTCGTGCTCTTCTCCGCCGTGCTGGCGATGGTCCGCGGCTTTTCGCGCGAGATCCTTTCGATCGCAAGCTGGGGCGGTTCGGCCGCCGCTGCCTATTACCTTTATCCGTACCTGCTGCCTTATGCGAAGAAATATACCGATGACGACCGTATCGCGATCGTCGGTTCGGCAGCGGTCGTCTTCCTGATCGCGCTCATCGTCATCTCCTTCATCACGATGAAGGTCGCCGATTTCATCATCGACAGCCGTGTCGGCGCGCTCGACCGCACGCTCGGCTTCCTGTTCGGGGCAGCGCGCGGCGTGCTGCTCCTGGTCGTTGCCGTCGCCTTCTGGAATTGGCTCGTCGATGTCGACCACCGTCCGGCCTGGGTCAATGAGGCGAAGTCAAAGCCCTTCCTGGATTCGATGGTCGTGAAGCTGAAATCGGTTCTGCCAGAGCAATTTGCCCAGATGATACCGGAAAGCATCCGTGATAAGCTGCAGCCACCGGCACAGGGCGCTGGAGGCACCACTCCGCCGACGGGCGACCAGGCTCCGGCGGAAGACGCACCGACCGCGCCGGCAGGCGGCGCACAGCAGCCGGCGAATTGA
- the alr gene encoding alanine racemase has protein sequence MWIMSEFFNAPEDDNFASAGLRLTVDLTALTENWRDMARRSGAARASAVVKADAYGMGIEDAGEALYMAGARDFFVATVDEGVTLRLYAPEARIFVLSGIWPGTERRFFDNDLVPVISSDEQLAFWMAVLADYGDYPCALHVDTGFNRLGLHIDDAIALADDVSRPASFAPVLVMSHLACADDPAHAMNRQQLESFHRVSAAYEGIDSSLAASAGIFLGEDYHFDLTRPGIALYGGEAVSGMANPMRPVATAEARIIQVRSVKAGETVSYGRALQLRRESRLAIASAGYADGYMRSQSSGGVPLRQVVPQGGQGFIAGQKVPVAGRITMDLTIFDITDLPDNAVRAGDYVELFGKNMPVDDVARASGTIGYEILTSMGLRHERRYVAEE, from the coding sequence ATGTGGATCATGAGCGAATTTTTCAACGCCCCCGAAGACGACAATTTTGCCTCGGCAGGCCTGCGGCTGACCGTCGACCTGACCGCCCTGACGGAGAACTGGCGCGACATGGCGCGCCGCTCCGGCGCGGCGCGCGCCTCGGCGGTCGTCAAGGCCGATGCTTACGGCATGGGCATCGAGGATGCCGGCGAAGCGCTGTATATGGCCGGCGCCCGCGACTTCTTCGTCGCGACCGTCGACGAGGGCGTAACACTTCGCCTCTATGCGCCCGAGGCGCGCATCTTCGTGCTTTCCGGCATCTGGCCGGGCACCGAGCGGCGCTTCTTCGACAATGATCTGGTGCCGGTGATTTCCTCCGACGAACAGCTCGCCTTCTGGATGGCGGTGCTTGCCGATTACGGCGACTACCCCTGCGCACTGCATGTCGATACCGGCTTCAATCGGCTTGGACTGCATATCGACGATGCGATCGCGCTCGCCGACGACGTCTCGCGGCCGGCGAGCTTCGCGCCCGTGCTTGTCATGAGCCACCTCGCCTGCGCCGACGATCCCGCCCATGCGATGAACCGGCAGCAGCTCGAATCATTCCACAGGGTTAGCGCCGCCTATGAAGGCATCGATTCAAGTCTTGCCGCCTCGGCCGGCATCTTTCTCGGTGAGGATTATCACTTCGACCTGACCCGCCCCGGGATCGCGCTCTATGGCGGCGAAGCGGTCAGCGGCATGGCAAACCCGATGCGGCCGGTCGCGACAGCGGAAGCGCGCATCATTCAGGTGCGCAGCGTCAAGGCCGGCGAGACCGTCAGCTATGGCCGGGCGCTGCAGCTTCGCCGCGAAAGCCGACTGGCAATCGCCTCGGCCGGCTATGCCGACGGCTACATGCGCAGCCAGTCGAGCGGCGGCGTGCCGCTGCGCCAGGTGGTGCCGCAAGGCGGGCAAGGTTTCATCGCCGGACAGAAGGTGCCGGTTGCCGGCCGGATCACCATGGACCTGACGATCTTCGATATCACCGACCTGCCTGACAATGCCGTGCGCGCCGGGGATTATGTCGAGCTGTTCGGGAAGAACATGCCGGTGGACGATGTCGCGCGGGCATCCGGCACGATCGGATACGAGATCCTGACCAGCATGGGGCTCCGCCACGAGCGGCGCTACGTGGCCGAGGAATAA
- a CDS encoding DUF2232 domain-containing protein, giving the protein MKRPNIRTLLIGALAGLTAALLVLGASMQPSFFSALLYTASALPILIVGLGWGNAAAVSAVVTAAALGAILISPSFALIMTLVTLLPAGWLSHLANLARPASELGGPDHLLAWYPLSDILLHLCGLVTLAVIVIGVIIGYGPEITDPIVDLLITSVKQQQPEFMPDPAATAQTKSLILLMLPALQGGMWVSMLFAAYYFAVRIVAASGRGLRPREDIPSSLRMNRNSIFIFLAGLAACFFGGVPALVGATLIGTFGAGFMLSGFASLHFRTRGKDWRIPALILSYLASMLMLLPALLILVLGLSDTRKAIALTPTKDADAPNQSDTKI; this is encoded by the coding sequence TTGAAACGACCGAACATTAGAACGCTGCTGATCGGCGCACTCGCCGGATTGACCGCCGCCCTGCTGGTGCTGGGCGCGAGCATGCAGCCGTCGTTTTTCAGCGCGCTCCTCTATACGGCATCGGCGCTGCCGATCCTGATCGTCGGGCTCGGCTGGGGCAATGCCGCCGCGGTCTCGGCCGTCGTCACCGCTGCAGCACTCGGCGCGATCTTGATCTCGCCGTCCTTCGCGCTGATCATGACGCTGGTGACGCTTCTGCCGGCCGGTTGGCTCAGCCATCTCGCCAATCTGGCGCGTCCGGCCTCCGAACTCGGCGGCCCCGACCATCTGCTTGCCTGGTATCCGCTCTCCGATATCCTGCTGCATCTCTGCGGGCTGGTGACGCTCGCCGTCATCGTCATCGGTGTGATCATCGGCTACGGGCCTGAGATCACCGATCCGATCGTCGACTTGCTGATCACCTCGGTCAAGCAGCAGCAGCCGGAATTCATGCCCGATCCGGCAGCGACCGCACAGACCAAGTCGCTAATCCTGCTGATGCTGCCGGCTCTGCAGGGCGGCATGTGGGTCAGCATGCTGTTTGCCGCCTATTATTTCGCCGTGCGCATCGTTGCCGCGTCCGGCCGCGGCCTTCGTCCGCGCGAGGACATTCCCTCGTCGCTGCGGATGAACCGCAACTCGATCTTCATCTTCCTGGCCGGGCTTGCCGCCTGCTTTTTCGGCGGCGTTCCGGCGCTGGTCGGTGCGACCTTGATCGGCACCTTCGGCGCCGGCTTCATGCTCTCCGGTTTCGCCTCGCTGCATTTCCGCACGCGCGGCAAGGACTGGCGCATACCGGCTCTCATCCTCAGCTACCTGGCCTCGATGCTCATGCTGCTGCCAGCTCTCCTCATCCTCGTCCTCGGTCTCAGCGATACGCGGAAGGCGATCGCGCTGACCCCGACGAAAGATGCTGATGCCCCTAACCAATCCGATACGAAAATCTGA
- a CDS encoding SDR family NAD(P)-dependent oxidoreductase codes for MNINLEGKIALVTGASRGIGYFTALELAKAGAHVIACARTVGGLEELDDAIKAVGGTATLVPFDLADMNAIDALGGSIFERWGKLDILVANAGVLGVISPIGHIEAKVFEKVMTINVTATWRLIRSVDPLLARSDAGRAVIISSGAAHKCRPFWGAYSASKAAVEALARTWAGESQSTPLRVTSVDPGATRTAMRAQAVPGEDPQTLPHPSEVAKAILPLLGPGVTETGKLFIIRENKLVDYRLPE; via the coding sequence ATGAATATCAATCTTGAAGGCAAGATCGCACTCGTCACCGGTGCGTCGCGCGGCATCGGCTATTTCACGGCGCTGGAACTTGCCAAAGCCGGCGCCCATGTGATTGCCTGCGCCCGCACGGTCGGCGGGCTCGAGGAACTCGACGATGCGATCAAGGCTGTCGGGGGCACGGCAACACTCGTGCCCTTCGACCTTGCCGACATGAATGCGATCGATGCGCTCGGCGGCTCGATCTTCGAGCGCTGGGGCAAGCTCGACATCCTCGTTGCCAATGCCGGCGTGCTCGGCGTCATTTCGCCGATCGGCCATATCGAAGCGAAAGTGTTCGAGAAGGTGATGACCATCAACGTCACCGCGACATGGCGGCTGATCCGCTCGGTTGACCCGTTGTTGGCCCGCTCGGATGCCGGCCGTGCGGTGATCATCTCGTCGGGTGCTGCCCACAAGTGCCGCCCCTTCTGGGGCGCCTATTCCGCTTCCAAGGCTGCGGTCGAAGCGCTGGCACGCACATGGGCCGGCGAGAGCCAAAGCACACCGCTGCGGGTCACCAGCGTCGATCCGGGGGCGACACGCACGGCGATGCGGGCGCAGGCAGTGCCGGGCGAAGATCCGCAGACGCTGCCGCATCCCTCCGAGGTCGCAAAGGCAATCCTGCCGTTGCTGGGGCCTGGTGTGACGGAGACGGGCAAGCTGTTCATCATCCGGGAGAACAAGCTCGTCGATTATCGCCTACCGGAATAA
- the purF gene encoding amidophosphoribosyltransferase, protein MNQSHSFPTDDPLDGDTLHEECGVFGILGHPDAAALTALGLHALQHRGQEAAGIVSFDGKRFYQERHMGLVGDHYTNPMTLARLPGSITIGHTRYSTTGEVAMRNVQPLFAELEEGGIAIAHNGNFTNGLTLRRQIIATGAICQSTSDTEVVLHLIARSRHASTSDRFIDAIRQMEGGYSMLAMTRTKLIAARDPTGIRPLVMGEFDGKPIFCSETCALDIIGAKFIRDVENGEVIICEIQPDGSISIDARKPSKPQPERLCLFEYVYFARPDSVVGGRNVYTTRKSMGMNLAKESPVDGDVIVPVPDGGTPAALGYAQQSGIPFEYGIIRNHYVGRTFIEPTQQIRAFGVKLKHSANRAMIEGKRVVLVDDSIVRGTTSLKIVQMIREAGAREVHVRVASPMIFFPDFYGIDTPDADKLLANQYADVEAMAKYIGADSLAFLSIDGLYRAVGGEDRNPARPQFTDHYFTGDYPTRLLDKNGESMGNKISMLASNG, encoded by the coding sequence ATGAACCAGTCCCATTCCTTCCCGACCGACGATCCGCTCGACGGAGATACGCTGCATGAAGAATGCGGGGTTTTCGGAATTCTGGGACATCCCGATGCCGCCGCGCTGACGGCTCTCGGCCTGCATGCCTTGCAGCACCGTGGACAGGAAGCGGCCGGCATCGTCTCCTTCGACGGCAAGCGCTTTTATCAAGAGCGCCACATGGGCCTCGTCGGTGACCACTATACCAATCCGATGACGCTTGCCCGCCTGCCCGGCAGCATTACGATCGGTCATACCCGCTACTCGACAACCGGCGAAGTGGCCATGCGCAACGTCCAGCCGCTCTTTGCCGAATTGGAAGAAGGCGGCATCGCCATCGCCCATAACGGCAATTTCACCAACGGCCTGACGCTGCGCCGCCAGATCATCGCGACCGGCGCCATCTGTCAGTCGACCTCCGACACTGAGGTCGTCCTTCACCTCATCGCCCGCTCCCGTCACGCTTCGACATCCGACCGCTTCATCGACGCCATTCGCCAGATGGAAGGCGGCTATTCGATGCTCGCCATGACGCGCACCAAGCTGATTGCCGCGCGCGACCCGACCGGCATCCGCCCACTCGTCATGGGGGAATTCGACGGCAAGCCGATCTTCTGCTCGGAGACCTGCGCACTCGACATCATCGGCGCCAAGTTCATCCGTGACGTTGAGAACGGCGAGGTCATCATCTGTGAAATCCAGCCGGACGGCTCGATCAGCATCGATGCGCGCAAGCCCAGCAAGCCGCAGCCGGAACGCCTCTGCCTGTTCGAATATGTCTATTTCGCTCGCCCGGACTCGGTGGTCGGCGGCCGCAACGTCTATACGACGCGCAAGAGCATGGGCATGAACCTCGCCAAGGAATCGCCCGTCGATGGCGACGTGATCGTGCCGGTGCCGGATGGTGGGACGCCGGCAGCGCTCGGCTATGCCCAGCAGAGCGGCATTCCCTTCGAATACGGCATCATCCGCAACCACTATGTCGGGCGCACCTTCATCGAGCCGACGCAGCAGATCCGCGCCTTCGGCGTAAAGCTGAAGCATTCGGCCAACCGGGCGATGATCGAAGGCAAGCGCGTGGTGCTGGTTGACGATTCCATCGTGCGCGGCACGACGTCTCTCAAGATCGTCCAGATGATCCGCGAAGCCGGCGCGCGCGAAGTCCATGTCCGCGTCGCAAGCCCGATGATCTTCTTCCCGGATTTCTACGGCATCGACACCCCTGACGCAGACAAGCTGCTGGCAAACCAATATGCCGATGTCGAAGCCATGGCCAAATATATCGGCGCCGATTCGCTCGCCTTCCTGTCGATCGACGGCCTCTATCGCGCCGTTGGCGGCGAGGACCGCAACCCGGCCCGGCCGCAGTTCACCGACCATTATTTTACCGGCGACTATCCGACCCGCCTGCTCGACAAGAACGGCGAGTCCATGGGCAACAAGATTTCGATGCTTGCCAGCAACGGCTGA
- the rpsR gene encoding 30S ribosomal protein S18 — protein sequence MSETSSAPVRRPFHRRRKTCPFSGANAPRIDYKDVRLLQRYISERGKIVPSRITAVSQKKQRELAQAIKRARFLGLLPYVVA from the coding sequence ATGTCTGAAACTTCCTCCGCTCCGGTCCGCCGCCCGTTCCATCGCCGCCGCAAGACCTGCCCGTTCTCCGGCGCCAACGCGCCGCGGATCGACTATAAGGACGTCCGCCTGCTGCAGCGCTACATTTCCGAGCGCGGCAAGATCGTCCCGTCCCGCATCACGGCCGTTTCCCAGAAGAAGCAGCGCGAACTCGCCCAGGCGATCAAGCGCGCCCGTTTCCTCGGCCTGCTGCCCTACGTCGTCGCCTAA
- the rplI gene encoding 50S ribosomal protein L9, translating to MEVILLERISKLGQMGETVKVRDGFARNYLLPLGKALRANAANKTRFEAERATLEARNLERKSEAQKIADVLDGKSFIVVRSAGETGQLYGSVAARDVVEILGAEGFNIGRNQVHLNTPIKSIGLHKVELQLHAEVEIHVELNVARSAEEAERQSKGEELTSVDAIYGVDEDALRPEDFFDPEADGVDEDEA from the coding sequence ATGGAAGTCATCCTTCTCGAACGCATCTCCAAGCTCGGCCAGATGGGCGAAACCGTAAAGGTTCGCGACGGCTTTGCCCGTAACTACCTGCTGCCGCTCGGCAAGGCGCTGCGCGCCAACGCCGCCAACAAGACCCGCTTCGAAGCCGAGCGCGCGACGCTCGAAGCCCGCAACCTCGAGCGCAAATCGGAAGCCCAGAAGATCGCCGACGTTCTCGACGGCAAGTCCTTCATCGTCGTGCGTTCCGCCGGCGAGACCGGCCAGCTCTACGGTTCGGTTGCTGCCCGTGACGTCGTCGAGATTCTCGGCGCCGAAGGCTTCAACATCGGCCGCAACCAGGTTCATCTCAACACGCCGATCAAGTCGATCGGCTTGCACAAGGTCGAGCTGCAGCTGCATGCCGAAGTCGAAATCCACGTCGAGCTGAACGTTGCCCGTTCTGCCGAAGAAGCGGAGCGCCAGTCCAAGGGCGAAGAACTCACCTCGGTCGACGCGATCTACGGCGTCGACGAAGACGCGCTGCGTCCGGAAGACTTCTTCGATCCGGAAGCTGACGGCGTCGACGAAGACGAAGCATAA
- a CDS encoding replicative DNA helicase yields the protein MNDAARKIAAVAPAEQHYREAPNNIEAEQALLGAILMNNDAYYRVSDFLKPIHLYEPLHRKIFEVAGDIIRMGKIANPVTIKTFLKADEKVGDMTVSQYLASLVSNAVTVINAEDYGRAIYDLALRRALITIGEDVVNIAYDAPLDMPPQSQIEDTERRLFELAENGRYDGGFQAFNDAVALAIDMAAVAKERDGGLSGISTGIHSLDSKMGGLQRSDLIVLAGRPGMGKTSLATNIAYNIAAAYEPDIQADGSTKAKNGGVVGFYSLEMSSEQLATRIISEQTEVSSSKIRRGDINDADFEKLVACSMMMQKVPLYIDQTGGISIAQLSARARRLKRQRGLDVLVVDYIQLMTGSGKSSDNRVQEITQITTGLKALGKELNVPIIALSQLSRQVESRDDKRPQLSDLRESGSIEQDADVVLFVFREEYYVKNSEPRDIHDPKYPEWEALFDKVKGTADVIIAKQRHGPTGTVKLAFQAEFTRFADLADPSFIQYEEH from the coding sequence ATGAACGACGCCGCTCGAAAGATTGCAGCCGTTGCTCCGGCGGAGCAGCATTATCGCGAAGCACCCAACAATATCGAAGCCGAGCAAGCGCTTCTGGGTGCGATCCTGATGAACAACGACGCCTATTACCGGGTGTCGGACTTCCTGAAGCCGATCCATCTCTATGAACCGCTGCACCGGAAGATCTTCGAGGTTGCCGGCGATATCATCCGCATGGGCAAGATCGCCAATCCGGTGACGATCAAGACCTTCCTGAAGGCCGACGAGAAGGTCGGCGACATGACGGTTTCGCAATATCTGGCGAGCCTCGTCAGCAATGCCGTCACCGTCATCAATGCCGAGGATTACGGCCGGGCGATCTACGACCTGGCACTGCGCCGGGCGCTGATCACCATTGGCGAGGACGTCGTCAACATTGCTTATGACGCGCCGCTCGACATGCCGCCGCAGTCGCAGATCGAGGATACCGAACGCCGCCTCTTCGAACTGGCGGAAAACGGCCGCTACGATGGCGGTTTCCAGGCCTTCAACGATGCGGTTGCGCTGGCGATCGACATGGCGGCCGTCGCCAAGGAACGTGACGGCGGGCTTTCCGGCATTTCCACCGGCATCCATTCGCTGGATTCCAAGATGGGCGGCCTGCAGCGGTCGGACTTGATCGTGCTTGCCGGACGCCCCGGCATGGGCAAGACCTCGCTTGCCACAAACATCGCCTACAATATCGCCGCCGCCTACGAGCCGGACATTCAAGCGGACGGCTCAACAAAGGCGAAGAACGGCGGCGTTGTCGGCTTCTATTCGCTCGAAATGTCGTCGGAACAGCTCGCCACCCGTATCATCTCCGAGCAGACGGAAGTCTCCTCCTCGAAGATCCGCCGCGGCGACATCAACGATGCCGATTTCGAAAAGCTCGTCGCCTGCTCGATGATGATGCAGAAGGTGCCGCTCTATATCGACCAGACCGGCGGTATCTCGATCGCCCAGCTTTCGGCCCGCGCGCGCCGTCTGAAGCGCCAGCGCGGCCTCGACGTGCTTGTCGTCGACTACATTCAGCTGATGACCGGCTCGGGCAAATCCAGCGACAACCGCGTGCAGGAAATCACCCAGATCACCACCGGCCTCAAGGCGCTCGGCAAGGAGCTCAACGTTCCGATCATCGCGCTGTCGCAGCTCTCGCGTCAGGTCGAAAGCCGCGACGACAAACGGCCGCAGCTGTCCGACCTTCGCGAATCCGGCTCGATCGAGCAGGATGCCGACGTCGTACTCTTCGTGTTCCGTGAGGAATATTACGTCAAGAATTCGGAGCCGCGCGATATCCACGATCCGAAATATCCGGAGTGGGAGGCACTGTTCGACAAGGTGAAGGGCACGGCCGACGTCATCATCGCCAAGCAGCGCCACGGGCCGACGGGCACGGTGAAGCTCGCCTTCCAGGCGGAATTCACGCGCTTTGCCGATCTCGCCGATCCCTCCTTCATCCAATATGAAGAGCACTGA